In Anaerolineales bacterium, the following proteins share a genomic window:
- a CDS encoding class II aldolase/adducin family protein → MTDFTHFSITEITFQLGQVGLRLSEMNAAEGAAGNVSVCLRVPLDVSVLFPQTEMIELPHHSPELAGMALIVSGSGRRLREIADAPLANLACIIVEPGGRNGKMFTSPQRQFQRVTSEFNSHLAVHADRMRATQISLHAVLHAQPIHLTHLSHLPEYQDEKNLSRRLLRWQPETIFNMPEGIAVLPFLMPGSAQLVVETKLALRERRIVVWARHGVMARADESILHALDLIEYAETAAHYETLNLLAGGGGGLSPEEIREISKYWNIRQNIF, encoded by the coding sequence ATGACGGATTTTACACATTTTAGTATCACTGAAATTACCTTTCAATTAGGACAGGTCGGCTTGCGGCTTTCCGAGATGAACGCCGCCGAGGGCGCCGCGGGGAATGTCTCCGTCTGTCTGCGCGTGCCGCTGGATGTGAGCGTTTTGTTCCCGCAAACGGAAATGATCGAGTTGCCCCATCACTCCCCGGAACTCGCCGGAATGGCGCTGATCGTTTCTGGTTCAGGCAGACGCTTGCGCGAGATTGCCGACGCTCCGCTGGCGAACCTTGCCTGCATCATCGTCGAGCCGGGCGGACGAAACGGGAAGATGTTCACATCTCCGCAGCGACAGTTTCAGCGCGTAACGAGTGAGTTCAACTCACACCTCGCCGTCCATGCCGACCGGATGCGCGCCACCCAGATTTCCCTGCACGCGGTTTTGCACGCCCAACCCATTCACCTTACGCATCTCAGCCATCTCCCCGAGTATCAAGACGAGAAAAACCTCAGCCGCCGCCTCTTGCGCTGGCAGCCGGAGACCATCTTCAATATGCCCGAGGGAATCGCTGTACTTCCCTTCCTCATGCCGGGATCCGCCCAACTGGTGGTAGAGACCAAGCTTGCCCTGCGCGAGAGGCGGATTGTCGTCTGGGCTAGGCATGGGGTGATGGCGCGGGCGGACGAATCCATCCTCCACGCCCTTGATCTGATCGAATATGCCGAAACAGCCGCTCATTACGAGACGCTCAACCTGCTCGCCGGTGGGGGAGGCGGTCTCAGCCCCGAAGAAATTCGAGAAATCTCCAAATATTGGAACATCCGGCAGAATATCTTTTGA
- a CDS encoding amidase: MILPEWTIAELRQKLDSGELTARQLAELYLARIEAMDKNGPHINSIIELNPDALEIADKLDSKREKKKARGALHGIPILLKDNIDTHDRMQTTAGSLALEGNFAAQDAFVVKQLRKAGAVILGKTNLSEWANFRGKPSISGWSSRGGLTRNPYALDRSACGSSSGSGAAIAANLSVGAVGTETDGSIICPAQTNGIVGIKPTLGLLSRSGIIPIAHSQDTPGPMTRTVADAAIMLGAMTGVDAGDPATRPSKKRGLSNYTKFLDLDGLKGARIGVARNMAGTNPRILKIFETCLEALKQLGAVIVDPANVKNFDKFSDSEMEVLHFEFKADLNAYLENLDPSVSVHSMEDVIRFNEENSDKVMPYFGQERMTSALERGSLKSRKYKAALAKNLRLTRKQGIDATLKKYKLDAIVVPSGGPAWVIDLANGDALNWDMESTSPAAVAGYPHITVPAGYVFGLPVGISFFSTAWQEPTLIRLAYAFEQATQFRRQPRFLPTANLNV; encoded by the coding sequence ATGATCCTGCCGGAGTGGACGATCGCGGAACTTCGTCAAAAATTGGATTCGGGCGAGTTGACGGCGCGTCAGCTCGCCGAATTATATTTGGCGCGCATCGAGGCAATGGACAAGAACGGTCCGCACATCAACTCGATTATCGAATTGAACCCCGACGCGTTGGAGATCGCCGACAAATTAGACTCGAAGCGAGAGAAGAAAAAAGCGCGTGGGGCATTGCACGGAATCCCGATCCTCCTCAAAGATAATATTGACACACACGACCGGATGCAAACAACTGCCGGGTCATTGGCGTTGGAAGGAAATTTCGCCGCCCAAGACGCGTTCGTTGTGAAGCAACTTCGCAAGGCTGGCGCGGTGATCCTCGGCAAAACCAACCTGAGCGAGTGGGCGAACTTTCGCGGCAAACCCTCGATCAGCGGATGGTCTTCGCGCGGCGGGCTGACTCGCAACCCGTACGCGTTGGATCGCTCCGCGTGCGGTTCATCCTCCGGGTCGGGCGCGGCAATTGCGGCGAATTTATCCGTCGGGGCGGTGGGGACGGAGACCGACGGCTCAATCATCTGCCCCGCGCAGACGAATGGAATCGTGGGCATCAAGCCGACGCTTGGTTTATTGAGTCGCAGCGGGATCATCCCCATCGCGCACAGCCAGGATACGCCGGGTCCCATGACGCGGACGGTCGCCGATGCCGCGATCATGCTCGGGGCGATGACCGGAGTTGACGCTGGCGACCCAGCCACACGTCCGAGCAAGAAGCGGGGTTTGTCCAATTACACAAAATTTCTCGACCTCGATGGTCTCAAAGGCGCGCGCATCGGCGTCGCGCGGAATATGGCGGGGACGAATCCGCGCATCCTGAAAATTTTCGAGACGTGCCTTGAAGCGCTGAAACAACTCGGCGCGGTGATCGTTGACCCGGCGAATGTGAAAAACTTCGACAAATTCAGCGATAGCGAAATGGAAGTGTTGCACTTTGAATTCAAAGCGGATTTGAACGCGTATTTGGAAAATCTCGACCCTAGCGTGAGCGTTCATTCGATGGAAGATGTGATCCGTTTTAACGAGGAAAACAGCGACAAGGTGATGCCGTATTTCGGACAGGAACGCATGACGTCGGCGCTAGAGCGAGGTTCGTTGAAGTCTCGCAAATACAAAGCCGCGTTGGCGAAGAATCTGCGGCTCACACGTAAACAGGGAATTGATGCGACGTTGAAAAAATATAAACTTGATGCGATCGTCGTGCCGTCGGGCGGACCGGCGTGGGTGATTGACCTCGCAAACGGCGACGCGCTGAATTGGGATATGGAGTCCACGTCGCCTGCGGCGGTGGCGGGGTATCCGCACATCACTGTCCCGGCGGGATATGTGTTTGGTCTGCCGGTGGGAATCTCGTTCTTCTCGACCGCCTGGCAGGAGCCGACGTTGATCAGACTCGCTTACGCGTTCGAGCAGGCGACGCAGTTCCGCAGGCAGCCGCGCTTTTTGCCGACGGCGAATTTGAACGTTTAA
- a CDS encoding 1-acyl-sn-glycerol-3-phosphate acyltransferase, with protein MTQTESNAELFYEAMLFEVTKAFALPQTPRTRRLIELIFGKAARSATNIAMDLDRVVGEGGHAAGARWFLPRFVKSHCARGVENIPASGPFVIAANHPGSIDTVVITAHSTRRDLKFIIGDIQFLLKMPNSLKGFIVAPPKSDTIGRMQVVRESLRHLQNGGGLLIFPRGGIEADPEFMPNPDDEFHHWSRSLEIFLKRVPNLQILITIVSGVIAPAAMRHPITKFRKARPDRQRLAFVYQLSRQLMSGKQLFDLVPRVTFGEIIQGTNHDHLLAEIEHAARRTLAQHMEWSSA; from the coding sequence ATGACTCAAACCGAATCGAACGCCGAACTCTTCTATGAAGCCATGCTCTTCGAGGTGACCAAAGCTTTCGCGCTCCCGCAAACCCCGCGCACACGCAGATTGATCGAACTCATCTTTGGCAAAGCCGCGCGTTCAGCGACAAACATCGCCATGGACTTGGACCGCGTCGTCGGCGAAGGCGGACACGCCGCAGGCGCGCGTTGGTTCCTGCCGCGCTTCGTCAAATCGCACTGCGCGCGCGGCGTCGAGAACATCCCCGCCAGCGGACCGTTCGTCATTGCCGCCAACCACCCCGGCTCGATCGACACCGTTGTCATTACCGCTCACTCCACACGGCGCGACTTGAAATTCATCATCGGCGACATCCAATTTTTATTGAAGATGCCGAACTCGCTGAAAGGATTCATCGTTGCCCCGCCCAAAAGCGATACGATAGGAAGGATGCAGGTTGTGCGCGAGTCTCTGCGCCACTTGCAAAACGGAGGCGGACTGCTCATCTTCCCGCGCGGCGGCATCGAAGCCGACCCCGAATTCATGCCAAACCCAGACGATGAATTCCATCACTGGTCGCGCAGTTTGGAAATTTTCTTGAAGCGCGTACCAAACCTGCAAATCCTCATCACCATCGTCAGCGGCGTGATCGCCCCCGCCGCTATGCGTCACCCGATCACAAAATTTCGCAAAGCCCGTCCCGACCGTCAACGACTGGCATTCGTCTATCAACTGTCGCGACAACTGATGAGCGGCAAACAACTCTTCGACCTCGTCCCTCGCGTCACGTTCGGCGAGATCATCCAAGGGACGAATCACGATCACTTGCTCGCCGAGATCGAACACGCCGCCCGTCGCACGCTCGCGCAACACATGGAATGGTCGAGCGCATGA
- the gnd gene encoding decarboxylating 6-phosphogluconate dehydrogenase, giving the protein MELAMIGLGKMGLNMTIRLVRGGHRVVGYARSAASIQEAINNGAEGAKSLAKAVSKLKAPRVVWLMIPAGQATDETVQKLSGLLSKGDVVIDGGNSNYKDSIRHAEILERKEIEFVDCGTSGGVWGLEEGYSLMIGGKAKTVEKMRPIFETLAPAADKGWGRVGPHGAGHFVKMVHNGIEYGMMQAYAEGFSVMKAKEEFGLDLAQISHIWQYGSVVRSWLLDLAARALDDDASLSEIKPWVADSGEGRWTVFESIDLDVPAPVLTLALQMRFASRDEENYSARMLAALRNQFGGHAIKKAK; this is encoded by the coding sequence ATGGAACTCGCAATGATCGGATTGGGGAAGATGGGGTTGAATATGACGATTCGCCTTGTACGCGGCGGGCATCGCGTGGTTGGCTACGCGCGTAGCGCCGCTTCGATTCAAGAGGCGATCAACAACGGCGCGGAGGGCGCCAAGTCGCTGGCGAAAGCGGTAAGTAAACTCAAAGCGCCGCGCGTCGTCTGGCTAATGATTCCCGCTGGGCAAGCGACGGATGAAACGGTTCAAAAATTATCTGGGCTACTTTCAAAAGGCGACGTTGTCATTGACGGCGGAAACTCGAATTACAAAGATTCGATACGCCACGCGGAGATTCTCGAACGAAAAGAGATTGAATTCGTGGACTGCGGCACGAGCGGCGGGGTGTGGGGCTTGGAGGAGGGATACAGCCTCATGATCGGCGGCAAAGCCAAAACGGTGGAAAAGATGCGTCCTATCTTTGAGACGTTGGCTCCCGCCGCCGATAAAGGTTGGGGACGCGTCGGTCCGCATGGCGCGGGTCATTTCGTCAAAATGGTTCACAATGGAATCGAATACGGCATGATGCAAGCCTATGCCGAGGGGTTCAGCGTGATGAAGGCAAAAGAGGAATTTGGACTCGACCTGGCACAGATCTCGCACATTTGGCAATACGGAAGCGTTGTCCGATCTTGGCTGCTCGATCTCGCCGCCCGCGCCTTGGACGACGACGCGTCACTTTCGGAGATCAAGCCCTGGGTGGCTGATTCGGGCGAAGGACGTTGGACCGTGTTCGAATCGATTGACCTCGATGTGCCTGCGCCCGTGTTAACGTTGGCGCTTCAAATGCGATTCGCCAGCCGCGACGAGGAAAATTATTCGGCGCGCATGTTGGCGGCGCTGCGAAATCAATTCGGCGGACACGCGATCAAGAAAGCGAAATAG
- the zwf gene encoding glucose-6-phosphate dehydrogenase: MDNNLPTSIIIFGASGDLTRRKLIPSLFNLYRKGRMPKKFRILGYGTTEYTDEAFRSHLEEGVKQFASFKFEKDQWSDFESTLFYQTKKYDQSDFDNLDAALTRWEDGPGNRVYYMATPPSVFPHIIDLLGETKQLKERDGWRRVVIEKPFGTDLATAKQLNQQIHKTLHENQIYRIDHYLGKETVQNILVARFANTIFEPLWNRNYIDHVEITVAEKVGVEHRGQFYDGVGVMRDMFQNHLLQLLSLVAMEPPSSFEANALRNEKVKVLSSIRPMNAEAVAKNAVRAQYKGYLKEEGVNPESKTPTFAALKLQVDNWRWQGVPFYLRSGKALKEKVSQITIQFKEPPLLLLNSTDGNLAPNMLVLFLQPDEGIHLRFEAKAPDTVSETRSVDMEFHYADSFGKTAIPESYERLLLDTITGDASLFTRADEVETAWGLIDPILDAWKGTTQPLDTYDVGSWGPTKADALLARDGRTWSMWDAREE, encoded by the coding sequence ATGGACAACAACCTCCCCACTTCCATCATCATCTTCGGCGCGTCGGGCGATTTGACAAGGCGCAAACTCATCCCGTCCCTGTTCAATCTGTACCGCAAGGGAAGGATGCCAAAAAAGTTCAGGATCCTCGGTTACGGCACAACAGAATATACCGATGAAGCATTCCGTTCACATCTCGAGGAAGGAGTGAAGCAATTCGCCTCCTTCAAATTCGAAAAAGACCAGTGGTCCGATTTTGAGTCAACGCTTTTTTACCAGACAAAAAAATACGATCAATCCGATTTCGACAATCTTGACGCCGCATTGACTCGCTGGGAGGACGGTCCCGGCAACCGCGTCTATTACATGGCGACTCCGCCCAGTGTGTTCCCCCACATCATTGACCTGCTTGGAGAAACCAAACAACTAAAAGAACGAGACGGCTGGCGACGCGTGGTCATCGAAAAACCGTTCGGCACAGACCTTGCCACGGCAAAACAACTGAACCAACAGATCCACAAGACGTTACACGAGAACCAAATCTATCGCATTGACCATTACCTCGGTAAAGAAACCGTGCAAAATATTCTAGTGGCGCGCTTTGCCAATACGATCTTTGAGCCACTCTGGAATCGAAATTACATTGACCACGTGGAAATCACAGTCGCTGAAAAGGTCGGCGTGGAGCATCGCGGACAATTCTACGACGGCGTCGGCGTGATGCGCGACATGTTCCAAAACCACTTACTGCAATTGCTTTCGCTTGTCGCCATGGAGCCGCCCTCGTCGTTTGAGGCAAACGCGTTACGGAACGAAAAGGTCAAGGTACTGTCATCCATCCGCCCGATGAACGCGGAAGCGGTCGCAAAGAATGCCGTCCGCGCGCAATACAAGGGGTACTTGAAAGAAGAGGGCGTAAACCCCGAGTCAAAAACACCGACCTTTGCCGCGCTCAAACTGCAGGTGGATAACTGGCGCTGGCAGGGAGTCCCGTTTTATTTGCGGTCGGGTAAAGCGCTGAAAGAGAAGGTGAGTCAGATCACCATCCAATTTAAAGAACCGCCGCTGTTGCTGCTCAATTCAACGGACGGTAATCTCGCACCGAACATGCTCGTCCTCTTCTTACAGCCCGATGAAGGAATTCACTTGCGCTTCGAGGCAAAAGCGCCAGACACCGTTTCAGAGACGCGCTCCGTGGATATGGAATTCCACTACGCGGACTCATTCGGCAAGACGGCGATTCCCGAATCTTACGAACGCCTCTTGCTCGACACGATAACTGGCGACGCCTCGCTATTCACGCGTGCCGACGAGGTGGAAACCGCTTGGGGACTCATTGACCCCATCCTCGACGCGTGGAAAGGGACAACCCAACCGCTCGACACGTACGACGTCGGCTCGTGGGGTCCCACCAAAGCGGACGCGTTGCTCGCCCGCGATGGGCGAACCTGGTCCATGTGGGATGCGAGGGAAGAATAA
- a CDS encoding VTT domain-containing protein, translated as MALAQPTFLRRNRRSILIAICVLLILWWTRVPVMDFLRWVVDRDAVAEYMISYGDWAMALYLSLLILQVIVAMIPGQALVFAAGYIFGFIPTLLVTIPAAVLSSQLAFLLARRFGKPLAYRLASQKAIERWESMSRNQGIAFYFLAFNLPIFPSDAMCYVAGLGAISGPHFLVANFLGRFVSTVFTVAVSAYGFDLPGWFWAAAIAVILILYFSWMAYARKYNLKVEREN; from the coding sequence ATGGCGCTCGCCCAACCCACCTTCCTGCGACGAAACCGGCGGTCAATTCTGATCGCCATCTGCGTCTTGCTGATACTCTGGTGGACGCGCGTCCCGGTCATGGATTTTCTTCGCTGGGTCGTAGACCGCGACGCGGTCGCGGAGTACATGATCAGTTATGGGGATTGGGCGATGGCGCTCTATCTTTCCCTGCTCATCCTGCAAGTGATCGTCGCGATGATTCCGGGGCAGGCACTCGTTTTCGCTGCGGGGTATATCTTCGGGTTCATCCCCACCCTATTGGTGACGATACCGGCGGCGGTGTTAAGTAGTCAACTCGCGTTTCTGCTTGCCCGCCGGTTCGGAAAGCCCCTCGCCTACCGTCTCGCTTCGCAGAAAGCGATTGAGCGCTGGGAAAGCATGTCGCGCAATCAGGGAATCGCCTTTTATTTTCTAGCCTTCAACCTGCCCATCTTCCCCTCCGACGCGATGTGCTACGTTGCCGGGCTGGGAGCGATCAGCGGACCACACTTTCTCGTTGCAAATTTTCTGGGTCGCTTCGTTTCGACGGTCTTCACGGTCGCGGTCAGCGCGTATGGGTTCGACCTGCCCGGCTGGTTCTGGGCGGCGGCTATCGCGGTAATTCTGATTCTATACTTCAGTTGGATGGCATACGCCAGAAAATACAACCTCAAAGTGGAAAGAGAAAATTAA
- the pgl gene encoding 6-phosphogluconolactonase, with amino-acid sequence MKPELRIFKDSERLSRHAANLFVETSNQSILERNQFLVALNGGSTPMRLFQLLASEYRTQVAWDKVHVFWGDERCVPPTDAGSNYRQAYETWLSKVSIPENNIHRVQGELDPTSAAMKYAETLNQFADSNFDFPRFDLVYLGMGEDGHTASLFPNSPVQATEPVIAVTANYQDRPANRVTVTQLVFNQARTIAFMATGEKKASVLAEVLSDRYNPELYPAQRIDAKNGELLWLVDESAASKLPRRIKGLKICEG; translated from the coding sequence ATGAAGCCCGAACTTCGCATCTTCAAAGATTCGGAACGGTTGAGCCGCCACGCGGCGAATTTATTCGTTGAAACATCGAATCAATCCATCCTCGAACGGAATCAATTTCTGGTCGCGTTGAATGGAGGCAGTACGCCGATGCGGCTGTTTCAATTGCTTGCCTCCGAATACCGCACACAAGTTGCATGGGATAAAGTCCACGTTTTTTGGGGCGACGAGCGCTGTGTCCCGCCGACGGACGCGGGAAGCAACTATCGTCAGGCATACGAAACATGGTTGAGTAAAGTTTCAATTCCTGAAAACAATATCCATCGCGTGCAAGGCGAACTCGACCCAACCTCCGCCGCGATGAAATACGCCGAAACCCTGAATCAGTTTGCCGATTCAAATTTTGATTTCCCGCGCTTCGACCTCGTCTATCTCGGCATGGGCGAGGACGGTCACACCGCTTCATTATTCCCCAACTCACCCGTACAAGCGACGGAACCCGTGATCGCCGTCACCGCGAATTACCAAGATCGCCCCGCCAACCGCGTCACAGTGACACAACTTGTCTTCAACCAAGCGCGGACGATCGCCTTCATGGCAACAGGTGAGAAAAAGGCTAGTGTTTTAGCCGAAGTCTTGAGCGACAGATATAATCCTGAGTTATATCCCGCGCAGCGCATCGACGCGAAAAACGGCGAACTACTCTGGCTCGTGGACGAATCCGCGGCAAGCAAATTGCCGAGGAGAATCAAAGGGTTGAAGATTTGTGAAGGATAG
- a CDS encoding FAD-binding and (Fe-S)-binding domain-containing protein, whose protein sequence is MDLHSDLLRILPATRVHTRLIDRIAYANDASYFRLVPQAVVQPKSIGEIQSLFKFTQINKIPMTFRAAGTSLSGQAQSDGILVDISKHWGKYSIENEARRIRFQPGIVGGFINAALKPHRRRIGPDPASIDACMMGGILANNSSGMCCGVTENSYRTIHSMTFTLPNGFTLNTASPNASQVFENEQPDIAKGLLELKQRIINSTSEHRGETLAQKIRRRYQMKNTNGYLLNAFLDFESPLDILTHLLIGSEGTLGFIAEAVLNTLSDYPLRYTGQLYFRNIQDAASAIAPIKASGARAAEIMDRAALRSVQHHHGVPAILSQLPDQAAAILVEYQAEDTGSISAFVKEAERVVRQIKLLHDPEFTDDPTQAFALWKTRKGIIPSIGGMRASGTTCINEDVAFPVERLADAVTDLQRLFMDFGYADGAVFGHAKDGNLHFLINQAFNTDADTRHFDGFIHAMVKLVSGKYDGALKAEHGTGRNMAPFVETEWGAEAYAVMRDLKSLLDPDHMLNPGVMINDDPNAHATALKGMALVSPKIDKCIECGFCESRCPSRRLTLTPRQRIVVQRELARMRLAGSDSPQADSLSKDYNYAGIDTCAADGLCETACPVSINTGEYIKGLRSDAVKDESSALWIANHFALAEKSIGLATGLGHVAEKLIGTKGINSIIRTAEKISKITLPKWNNAIPFPSASLSGIKRRAKDTSRAEFIYFPSCISRQLGIPAGERRKSLTETFLTLSQRADISLSIPDDVIGTCCGMPFQSKGYRAASQATLHQTIQKLWRWSDGGRIPIFLDTTSCTHALRTRGDDLNEEVKIRWRQLTLLDGVEFLHDHVLPKLALHPLQDEIILHPNCSARKLGVDGKILSIAQRCVRTATVPLNLGCCAFAGDRGLLFPELTRSATEKESTEALAREYDGYYSSNIPCEMGMSEATKKQYLSIAYLVEKASRSS, encoded by the coding sequence ATGGACCTCCACTCCGATTTATTACGAATACTCCCCGCCACTCGCGTCCATACTCGCTTAATTGACCGCATCGCGTACGCCAACGATGCGTCGTACTTTCGGCTCGTGCCGCAAGCGGTAGTACAGCCGAAATCCATTGGTGAAATACAATCCCTCTTCAAATTTACACAAATAAACAAAATCCCCATGACCTTTCGCGCGGCAGGAACGAGTCTCTCGGGCCAGGCGCAAAGCGACGGCATCCTAGTTGATATTTCCAAACATTGGGGCAAATACAGCATTGAAAACGAAGCGCGGCGTATCCGTTTTCAGCCGGGGATTGTCGGCGGCTTCATCAATGCGGCTCTCAAGCCTCACCGCCGCCGAATCGGACCCGACCCCGCATCGATCGACGCGTGCATGATGGGCGGCATCCTTGCCAACAATTCAAGCGGCATGTGCTGCGGTGTGACCGAGAATTCGTATCGCACGATCCATTCGATGACGTTCACCCTGCCGAACGGCTTTACGCTTAACACTGCCTCGCCAAACGCAAGTCAAGTTTTTGAAAACGAACAGCCAGATATTGCTAAAGGACTGCTCGAACTTAAACAACGAATCATCAACTCGACATCCGAACACAGGGGCGAGACGCTCGCACAAAAAATTCGCCGTCGTTACCAAATGAAGAATACGAACGGGTACCTGCTCAACGCGTTTCTCGATTTTGAGAGCCCCCTCGACATCCTCACCCATCTCTTGATCGGCTCGGAAGGCACGCTGGGATTCATCGCCGAAGCTGTATTGAATACTCTGTCAGATTATCCCCTCCGTTACACCGGGCAGTTATATTTCAGGAACATCCAGGATGCCGCTTCTGCGATCGCGCCGATCAAAGCGTCAGGAGCGCGCGCAGCGGAGATCATGGATCGCGCCGCGCTTCGATCTGTCCAACATCATCACGGCGTGCCAGCGATTCTGAGTCAACTGCCTGATCAGGCGGCGGCGATCCTCGTGGAGTATCAGGCTGAGGATACTGGATCAATTTCCGCCTTCGTCAAAGAAGCGGAGCGCGTCGTCAGGCAGATCAAACTCCTCCACGATCCCGAATTCACCGACGATCCGACCCAAGCATTCGCTTTATGGAAAACGCGCAAAGGCATCATCCCCTCGATTGGCGGGATGCGCGCATCAGGAACCACGTGCATCAACGAGGATGTCGCGTTCCCGGTCGAGCGTCTCGCGGATGCCGTCACAGATCTACAGAGACTCTTCATGGATTTTGGTTATGCCGATGGCGCGGTGTTTGGTCATGCGAAAGACGGCAACCTGCATTTTCTGATCAATCAAGCCTTCAACACCGATGCAGACACGCGCCATTTCGATGGTTTCATCCATGCGATGGTCAAACTCGTCAGCGGGAAATATGATGGCGCGCTCAAAGCCGAACACGGCACGGGTCGCAACATGGCCCCATTCGTCGAAACCGAATGGGGCGCGGAAGCCTACGCGGTGATGCGCGATCTCAAATCACTGCTTGATCCCGATCACATGCTCAATCCAGGCGTGATGATTAATGATGACCCGAACGCACACGCTACTGCGCTCAAAGGGATGGCGCTAGTCTCGCCGAAAATTGACAAGTGCATCGAATGCGGATTTTGCGAGTCGCGCTGTCCCAGCCGCCGCCTGACTCTGACTCCCAGACAGCGGATCGTCGTCCAAAGGGAACTCGCTCGAATGCGCCTCGCCGGATCGGACTCACCCCAAGCTGATTCGCTCTCGAAAGACTACAACTACGCTGGAATTGACACCTGCGCCGCGGACGGGCTGTGCGAGACCGCCTGTCCGGTCAGCATCAATACGGGAGAGTACATCAAAGGCTTGCGTTCCGATGCTGTGAAAGATGAATCATCCGCGTTATGGATCGCAAATCATTTTGCGCTCGCAGAAAAATCCATTGGGCTCGCAACGGGGCTGGGTCACGTTGCCGAAAAATTGATCGGCACAAAGGGGATCAATTCGATTATTCGAACCGCAGAAAAAATCTCAAAGATCACTTTACCGAAATGGAACAACGCAATCCCGTTCCCCTCTGCTTCACTGAGCGGGATCAAGCGTCGCGCCAAGGATACGTCTCGCGCCGAATTCATTTATTTCCCTTCCTGCATTTCGCGTCAATTGGGGATTCCCGCAGGTGAAAGAAGAAAGTCACTGACAGAAACATTCCTGACTCTTTCACAACGCGCCGACATCAGCCTGTCCATTCCAGACGATGTGATTGGCACGTGTTGCGGAATGCCCTTTCAATCCAAAGGGTATCGCGCTGCATCGCAAGCCACGCTTCACCAAACCATTCAAAAGTTATGGCGCTGGTCAGATGGCGGACGAATCCCGATCTTCCTCGACACCACCTCCTGCACACATGCGCTTCGCACACGCGGAGACGATCTCAACGAGGAAGTTAAAATCCGCTGGAGGCAGTTGACTTTGCTCGATGGCGTTGAATTTTTGCACGATCATGTCTTGCCGAAACTCGCGCTTCATCCACTTCAAGACGAAATCATCCTGCACCCCAATTGTTCGGCGCGCAAACTCGGCGTGGACGGCAAGATTCTTTCCATTGCTCAACGATGCGTACGGACGGCGACCGTTCCGCTCAATCTCGGTTGCTGCGCCTTCGCCGGCGACCGCGGATTGCTCTTCCCCGAACTGACGCGATCCGCAACGGAGAAAGAAAGCACCGAGGCGCTGGCGCGCGAATACGACGGCTATTACTCGTCCAACATTCCCTGCGAGATGGGCATGAGCGAAGCCACTAAAAAGCAATACCTGTCCATTGCGTATCTGGTTGAGAAGGCAAGTAGATCTTCATGA
- a CDS encoding CBS domain-containing protein has product MATVRDMIRKKGSEIVAITPSASVLDAMKLMAKHNTGAVLVLEDGKEKGILSERDCVRKLELSGRLAKETKVEEIMTGKVINIEADEDLETCMQLMIDKNIRHLPVYANDNLVGLISVRDVLREVVETQKAMIAQLEHYITGGGR; this is encoded by the coding sequence ATGGCTACCGTTCGCGACATGATTCGCAAAAAGGGGAGCGAGATCGTTGCGATTACCCCTTCCGCAAGCGTGCTGGACGCCATGAAATTAATGGCAAAGCACAATACCGGCGCCGTGCTGGTGCTGGAAGACGGCAAAGAAAAGGGAATCTTGTCTGAACGAGATTGCGTGCGTAAACTCGAACTTTCGGGGAGACTGGCGAAAGAAACCAAGGTAGAGGAAATCATGACCGGCAAAGTGATCAATATCGAAGCCGACGAGGATCTCGAAACTTGTATGCAATTGATGATTGACAAGAACATCCGCCATTTGCCCGTGTACGCGAACGACAATTTGGTGGGCTTGATCTCAGTACGCGATGTGTTGCGCGAAGTGGTGGAAACGCAGAAAGCCATGATCGCACAGTTGGAACATTACATCACCGGCGGCGGGCGATAA